In Labrus bergylta chromosome 11, fLabBer1.1, whole genome shotgun sequence, one genomic interval encodes:
- the LOC136180456 gene encoding histone H3.3A, with translation MARTKQTARKSTGGKAPRKQLATKAARKSAPSTGGVKKPHRYRPGTVALREIRRYQKSTELLIRKLPFQRLVREIAQDFKTDLRFQSAAIGALQEASEAYLVGLFEDTNLCAIHAKRVTIMPKDIQLARRIRGERA, from the exons ATGGCTCGTACCAAGCAGACTGCCCGTAAGTCCACTGGAGGCAAAGCCCCACGTAAACAGCTGGCCACAAAGGCTGCTCGTAAGAGCGCCCCGTCCACTGGTGGAGTCAAGAAGCCTCATCGTTACAG GCCTGGTACCGTGGCTCTGCGTGAGATCCGTCGTTATCAGAAGTCCACTGAGCTGCTGATCCGCAAGCTGCCCTTCCAGCGCCTGGTGAGAGAAATCGCCCAGGACTTCAAGACTGATCTGCGTTTCCAGAGCGCAGCCATCGGAGCTCTGCAG GAGGCCAGCGAAGCCTACCTGGTGGGTCTCTTTGAGGACACCAATCTGTGCGCCATCCACGCCAAACGTGTCACCATCATGCCCAAAGATATCCAGCTGGCACGTCGTATCCGTGGAGAACGGGCCTAG